The Piliocolobus tephrosceles isolate RC106 unplaced genomic scaffold, ASM277652v3 unscaffolded_10721, whole genome shotgun sequence genomic interval cctgacctcaggtgatccaaccgccttggcctcccaaagtgtgggattacaggcctgagctaccgcacccagcctctagtTTGATATTTTCAGCATTGCTAGAGTATAACATTGAGTTTTCACCTCCAAGACCTCAGAGTCCTTGGAGGAAGCTTAGGGGGACGATTTCACAAAGGGAAGCAGGCGGGTGTCGCCAAATCCAGATAAAAATGAATACCAtgggcgggcgtggtggctcacagctgtcatcccagcactttgggaggccgaggcaggtggatcatgaggtcaggagttcgagaccaacctggccaacatggtgaaacccccgtctctactaaaaatctaaaaattagccgggggtgctggcaggtgcctgtcgtcccagctgctcgggaggctgaggcagagaatggcttgaacccgggaggcggaccttgcagtgagctgagatccggccactgcactccagcctggacgacagagcgagactccgtctcaaaacaaagaaacagagaaacaaaacgCCAACACCACGAAGAGTGCAGGAGAGAGAAGGTTGTTTTGTCATCGGTGTGTCTGCTTGCAACTCTTCAGGTCACTAACAAAGAATGTTCGTGCACGTTCCGTGAGGTCTGTCTGCATGGAGGGGTCACGTTTGAGGTTCACGTGAACACCAGCCAGAGAGCGTTTCAACAAAAACTGCTTTATCCAAACTCAGGTAAGGAAAACAGCTCAGGGATCGGTTTTCAGCACTACCCCCCTCCCGCCACCACCCTGCCAGCATCAAATGACATCCCGCTGAACTTTATTCTGCAAATTATTCTGCTTCTGCCTCTTCCCAGGAAGGGAGGGCACCGCGGCCCAGAATTTCTCCTGCTTCATCTACGATGTGGATTTCATGAACTGTACCTGGGCGAGGGGTCCGACGGCCCCCCGTGACGTCCAGTATTTTTTGTACATACAAAACTCAAAGTAAGTGTTCACCTCACGGGCAGGATTATGAGGAACGCAGGGATGGGAGAAAAATcgtgctgttttcttttctttctttctttctttctttctttctttctttctttctttctttctttctttctttctttctttctttctttccttctttctttctttctttctttctttctttctttctttctttccttcctttcctttcccttccttcctttctttctttccttccttcctttcctttcccttcctttctttctttctttcctttcccttccttttccttcctttcccttcctttcctttccttttccttccttccttccctccctccctccctccctctttctttccttccttcctttctttctttcctttcccttccttttccttcctttcccttccttttccttcctttcccttcctttcccttcctttcctttcttccttccttccttcctttcctttcctttcccttcccttcctttcccttcccttcctttcccttcccttcctttcccttcctttccttttctttccttccttccctccctccctccctNNNNNNNNNNNNNNNNNNNNNNNNNNNNNNNNNNNNNNNNNNNNNNNNNNNNNNNNNNNNNNNNNNNNNNNNNNNNNNNNNNNNNNNNNNNNNNNNNNNNcctttctttctttcctttcccttcctttcctttcttccttccttccttcttttcttctcttttctttctttctttctttccttcttttcttttctttctctttttttgagacatgatcttgctctgttgcccaggctggagtacaatggtaccaactcggctcactgcaacctcggcctcctgggttcaagctattttcctgcctcagcttcccaagtagctgggatgacaggcgcccgccaccacacccagctcatttttgtgtttttagtagagacggggttttgccatgctgcccaggctggtctcgaactcctgacctgcagtgatctgcctgccttggcctcccaaagtgttggaattacaggtgcgaaccaccacaccaggccccatgtatttatttagagacagagtctcgctctgtcgcccaggctgccgTGCAGCGATGccatctctgctccctgcaacctgcacctccctcctgggttcaagcgattctcctgcctcagcccccccggtagctgggactacaggtgcacgccatcacacccgtctaatttttgtatttttagtagagagggggtttcactatgctggccaggctggtctcgaactcctgacctcaagtgatccgcccgccttggcctcccaaagtgctgggatgacaggcacgagccactgcactgagcctgttttttgttttgttttgttttgtgtttctttttcttttgttttgtggttttgtggtttttcgttttgttttttgtgtgtggttttctgtttttcttttgttttgtgttttttgtttcatgtttttgtgtgttttgtttttgtgttttgtggttttttgttttgtgtttttgtgtcttgttttgtgttgttttttgttttttgtttttgtgttttgtgtttgttttgttttgtgtttctatgttttgttttgtgtttttgttgttttgtgtttttgtgttttctgtttgtttttgttttgtgtttttgtgttttgtttcgtGTTTTGGTGNNNNNNNNNNTTTTTTGTTTCGTGTTTtgctgttttctgtgtttttgttttgttttgttttttggttttgttttgtgtttattttggttttgttttgtgtctttatgttttgttttgttttcct includes:
- the LOC113220732 gene encoding granulocyte-macrophage colony-stimulating factor receptor subunit alpha-like — encoded protein: AENGLNPGGGPCSELRSGHCTPAWTTERDSVSKQRNRETKRQHHEECRREKVVLSSVCLLATLQVTNKECSCTFREVCLHGGVTFEVHVNTSQRAFQQKLLYPNSGREGTAAQNFSCFIYDVDFMNCTWARGPTAPRDVQYFLYIQNSKRRREIQCPYYIEDSGTHVGCHLGNLSGLTSRNYFLVNGTSQEIGIQFFDSLLDTKKIGENNTYDFPIVIGEMEFT